In Peptostreptococcus equinus, the DNA window ATCAGAGAAATAAATTATTAAAATCATATAATATAGACTATAATTTATTAGATGTATATGACCAGTCTATGGCTGATTTTGGAAGCGAGATATATGTAATTAGAAATAAATTTATAAAAAAATTAGCAAATATATCTAATAATATGCATAAAAATCTAACTTCAGGTGTTGAAGAATTGAAAATAAAATATAGGAATCAAATTAAATTTGATGATGACAATTATGATATAGGAGAGGTTAAGAATAAAATTCTAGAATTAATGTTAGAAAACAGAGAGCATGATTGTCAAACAAGAACTACAAAAATAGGTCCACATAAGGACGATTTAGGTATTTATATAAATGATATAGATGTGAGGCTATATGGTTCACAGGGGCAACAGAGAACAGCGTCAATATCTTTAAAACTATCAGAAGTAGAGCTTATAAAACAAGAAGTAGGAGACTATCCCGTTTTAATTCTAGATGATGTATTTAGTGAGTTAGATCAAAATAGACAGAAGATGCTAATTGATAAGTTGGAGAATATACAGATGTTCGTAACATCTGCAGATCCACTACACAAGCATATTCTAAGTAAAAATAAATATACGATTTTTAATATAGATAAAGGTGAAATTGTAAAAATAGAAAATGGAGGTAAATAGATGTCTAATCATGAGTATGGTGCAGACCAAATCCAAGTGTTAGAAGGGTTGGAAGCTGTAAGAAAAAGACCAGGTATGTACATTGGTTCAACTGGACCAAGGGGCCTACATCATTTGGTTTATGAAATAGTTGATAATAGTATTGATGAAGCATTAGCAGGAAATTGTTCTGAAATATATGTGTCAATAAATAAAGATGGTAGTGTAACAGTAGTAGATGATGGTAGAGGTATACCTATTGAAGTTCATCCAAAAACTGGTCTATCAACTCTTGAAACAGTTTTAACAGTCCTACATGCGGGAGGAAAATTCGGTGGAGGAGGATACAAGGTATCTGGTGGTCTTCATGGTGTTGGTGTGTCTGTAGTTAATGCGCTAAGTGAATGGCTTATTGCCGAAATTTCAAGAGATGGAAAGATATATAGACAAGAATATAGAAAAGGTATAACTCAAGGTAAATTAGAAGTTATATCAGAAGATGCAAAAGAAACTGGAACAAAAATAACTTTCATGCCTGATGCTACTATATTTGATGAAATTGAATTTTCATATGAAACTCTAGAATACAGATTAAGAGAATTATCTTTCTTGAATAAGGTTATAAAGATAACTTTTGAAGATAAGAGAGAAGGAAAAGAAAAATCTAAGACATTCCACTATACAGGTGGTTTAGTAGAGTATGTAAAATATCTAAATAGAACAAAAAATACTCTACATGAAAATATAATACACGTAGATAAGATAGTTGATGACTGTGTTATTGAATTAGCACTACAGTATACAGACGGATATACTGAAAATATATATTCCTTTGCCAATAATATAAATACTCACGAGGGTGGAGTTCATTTATCAGGATTTAAGACAGCTCTTACAAAGACAATAAATGATTATGCTAGAAGAAATAATATATTAAAAGAAAAAGATTCAAATCTAAGTGGTGAAGATATTAGAGAAGGTATTACAGCAATAGTATCTGTAAAACTTTCAGAACCACAGTTTGAAGGTCAGACAAAGACAAAGCTTGGTAATACATTTATGAGAGGGTTAGTTGATTCTATTTCCAACGAAGAGATAGGTTCATTTTTAGAAGAAAATCCTTCTGTTGCTAAAATAATATTAGAAAAATGTTTAAGATCACAAAGGGCTAGAGAAGCTGCTAAAAAAGCAAGAGAATTAACTAGGAGAAAAAGTGTGCTTGAAAGTACATCTTTACCTGGAAAATTAGCTGATTGTTCAGAAAAATCTCCTGAAAAAAGTGAGATATTCCTAGTCGAAGGAGATTCTGCCGGTGGTTCAGCTAAGGGAGGAAGAGATAGAAATATACAAGCTATACTTCCGCTTAGAGGTAAGATTTTAAATGTTGAAAAATCTAGATTAGATAAGATATTAGCTTCAGAAGAAATAAAAAACATGATTACAGCATTTGGTTGTGGTATTGGTGATGATTTTGATGAGAATAAATTAAGGTATCATAAAATAGTAATAATGACCGATGCCGATGTCGATGGAGCACATATAAGGACATTGTTATTGACATTCTTCTTTAGATATATGAGACCACTTATAGAGCAGGGATATGTATATGCAGCTATGCCACCTCTATTTAAGATAAAGAAAGGCAAAAAAGAATTTTATGCATTCTCAGATGAAGAATTAAATAATACATTAAATGAAATAGGAAGACAGGGAACGGAAGTATCTCGTTACAAAGGTCTTGGTGAAATGAATGCAGAACAGTTATGGGAGACTACTATGGATCCAGAAAGCAGAACTTTACTACAAGTAACTGTTGATGATGCTATTATGGCAGACGAAATATTCTCTATGCTCATGGGAGATAAGGTTGCTCCAAGAAGAGAATTTATCGAAGAAAATGCTAAATATGTCAGAAACTTGGATATATAGGAAGGGGCTAATTGATGGAGAATACAGGAAATATAAGAAAGATAGAAATATCTGAAGAAATGAAAAAATCATATATAGATTATTCTATGAGTGTTATAGTTGGTAGAGCTTTACCAGATGTTAGAGATGGGTTAAAGCCAGTTCATAGAAGAATTCTATATTCGATGATGGAACAGGGAATCACACCTGATAAGCCATATAGAAAATCTGCTCGTATTGTCGGTGACGTACTAGGTAAGTACCATCCACATGGTGATAGCTCTGTATATATGGCAATGGTAAAAATGGCACAGGAATTTTCTACTAGAGGACTTTTAGTAGATGGCCAAGGTAACTTTGGTACAGTCGATGGAGATAGTCCAGCCGCTATGCGTTATACCGAAGCTAGAATGAGTAAATTAGCTCTAGAATTACTTAGAGATATTGACAAAGATACAGTAAGCTTTGGACCGAACTTTGATGAATCATTACAAGAACCACTTGTATTGCCATCGAGATATCCAAATTTATTAGTAAATGGTTCAAATGGTATAGCCGTTGGTATGGCTACATCTATACCACCTCATAATTTAGGTGAAGTTATAGATGCTACAGTGCACTATATAGATAATCAAGATTGTGAAGTTGAAGAATTATTAAAATTTGTACAAGGACCAGATTTTCCAACTGCAGCAACAATAGTTGGCAAGGATGGAATTGTTGATGCTTACAAGACTGGTAGAGGTAAGGTAAAAGTAAGAGGTAGAGCTGAAATTGAAGAATTACCAAAGGGAAGACAGCAAATAGTTGTTACTGAAATACCATATCAAGTAAATAAGGCTAGATTAGTAGAGAGAATAGCTGATTTAGTTAGAGATAAAAAAATTGAAGGTATATCAGATCTTAGAGATGAAAGCAATAGAAAAGGTATGAGAATAGTTATAGAGCTTAAGAGAGATACTAATGCAAATATAGTATTAAATAACTTATACAAACATTCTCAGCTTGAAGATACTTTTAGTATAATAATGCTTTCGATTGTAGATGGAACTCCAAAAGTTTTAAATCTCAAAGAAATGCTTTATTATTATTTAGAGCATCAAAAAGATGTTGTAACAAGAAGAACTAAATTCGAACTAGCAAAGGCTCAGGCAAGAGCACATATATTAGAAGGTCTAAAAATTGCACTAGATAATATTGATAGAGTAATTTCAATAATTAGAGGATCTTCTACTGGTCAAATAGCGAAAGAAAGATTGATAGAAGAATTTGACTTTACTGAAATTCAAGCTCAAGCTATACTAGATATGAGACTTCAAAGACTTACGGGATTAGAAAGAGATAAAATTGAAAATGAGTTAAAAGAATTAATGGATAAAATCGAGTATCTTGAGAGTATACTTGCCAGTGAAGCTAAATTATTATCAGTAATCAAAGATGAAATTTTAGTAATTAGAAATAAATTTGCTGATGAAAGAAGAACAGAAATAATTCCCGCAGAAGGTGAATTTGACATAAAGGATCTTTATGAAGAAGAGGAAATAGCAATCACTCTTACTCATTTAGGATACATAAAAAGACTGCCCGCTGATACTTACAAACTTCAAAAAAGAGGTGGAAGAGGTATCACTGCTCTTACTACAAGAGAAGAAGATTTTGTAACTGAATTAATATCAACAACAACTTACTCAAAAATATTATTCTTTACAAACAGGGGTAGAGTATATAGATTAAATGCATACGAAATACCTGAAGGTAAGAGGACTTCTAAGGGAACAGCTATAGTAAACTTACTACAATTGAATCCAGGGGAAAAGATTGCAAGAACTATAGCATTTACACCAGATCAGAGTGCTGATATGGAAAGTAAGTATTTAATAATGGCCACAAAGAATGGTATAATAAAGAAAACTCCAATTAATGAATATCAAAATATTAATAAATCCGGTTTAATTGCTATTAAACTAAAAGATCGAGATGAACTAATTGGTGTAAAAATGACTGATGGAAATCAAGATATTATGCTCGTGACTGAAAATGCTATGTCTATTAGGTTTAATGAAAATGATGTTAGACCAATGGGTAGAACAGCAACAGGTGTAAAGGGAATCACACTTTCTAAGGAAGATCGAGTAGTATCTATGGATCTAGAGAATGAGGGTAGTGACTTATTAGTTATAACAAAAAATGGATATGGAAAGAGAACTGATACAGAAGAGTATAGAGTTCAAATTAGAGCTGGTAAAGGTATAAAGACTTATAATACTAATGCTAAGACAGGTAAGATTATTGGTGCTACTATTGTTAATAATGACGACGAAATAATGATGATCAACTCAGACGGTGTATTGATTAGAATAAGAGTAAATGATATTTCAATCTACGGAAGAGTTACAAGTGGTGTAAAGTTAATGAGAAACGATGAAGAAGTAGAAGTAGTATCTATTGCTAAACTAAAAACCGATGAGATTGAGTAAAAATAGGAGGAAATCATATGTCATTAATCGTTAAAGAAAATTTGGAAAACGAAGGTAATACTTGGAAATTCAATATTGCTGGTGAATTAGATGTATCATGTGCAAATGAATTAAAGGAAAAAATTGAAAAGAAATTAGAAGAAAAAATGGCTGACATAGTTTTAGATTTTGAGAATCTTCAGTATATAGATTCTACAGGATTGGGTATAATTGTAGGTATAATGAAAAATCTTAAAAAAAATGATAAAGATATATCTATAGTAAAGGCTAAGGATAATGTAAAAAAAATATTTAATATAACTGGTTTAGATCAGATAATTAGTATGGAGGGATAACATTGAGCTTTGAGTTAATACAAATGAACATGTCAAATAATCCTGACTTTGTATCTGTAATAAGACTTACTACTGCTGGTATAGCAAGTAGAATAGGTTTTAATATGGAAGATATTGAGGATTTAAAGGTAGCTGTTTCTGAAGCTTGCACTAATGCAATAAAACACAGCAGAGAGAAGAATTTTGAAATAAAATTTTATATTTATGAAGATAAATTAGAAATTGAAGTATTAGATGATGGTATAGGATACGATGTGGAATCGGTAAAGGATCCGGATCTTAGCAAGCCTGCTACAAGTGGTTTAGGTTTATTTATAATAAAATCTTTAATGGATTTTGTTGATATTAGATCTTGTGGAGATTGTGGCACAGTTATTAAGTTTACTAAGACGCTTGGAGTTGATAATTAATGGAAAAAATGGTGGATGTAAAAAACTACCAAGATATGGATGTCAAAGATTTATTTAAAATTTTTGCAGATGATAAATCTAATAAAGAGTTAAGATCAGTTCTGATAGAAAAACACTTATATTTAGCAAAGATTTTATCTAGAAAGTATATAAATAAGGGAGTGGATTACGAAGATATATTTCAAGTTGCTTCACTTGCACTTATATATGCTATAGACAGATATGATATTTCAAAGGGATTCGAATTTTCAAGTTTCGCAACACCAACAATTGTAGGTGAAATTAAAAAATATTTTAGAGATAAGGTATGGACTCTAAGAGTACCAAGAAGAATTCAGGAATTGAATAAGAAGATAAGTAATGCAAAAATTTATTTGGAACAGGAGTTAAAAAGATCTCCTAGACCCTATGAAATAGCTGATTATCTAGATGTTTCTGAAGAAGATGTATTGGAGGCTATGGAAGCTTCATATGGCTATCAACCTATATCTCTTGATACACCTAGCAATGATGATTCTGAAGATAAAGATATGACTTTAGCTGACAGAGTTGGAGTTGAAGAAAAGAACTTTTCAAATGTTGAACAAAGAGACTTTATGGAAAAGTTTATGAAAAATCTAAATGAATTAGAAATTGAAATAATAAAAGGTAGATTTTTTGAAAATAAAACACAGTCTAATATAGCTAAAGAAATAGGTATATCACAAATGACTGTTTCAAGACTAGAAAAAAAGATTATAGAGAAATTAAAGAAGGAATATAGTAAGGCTGTATAGATATGAATGAAAATGCTGTGGGACAGACAATAGAGAAACAAACAGACTTAGTAGGTAGATATTTTGATATAATAAACAAGATGTTGCCATCAATTATGGTGGCAATAATTGTTCTTATAGTTGGAATAATCATATCAAAAGTTGTAAAAAAAGTAATGAGTAGAATACTTGATAAATATAAGTCAAGTATTGGTATAGTCAATTTCTTGATTAATTTTGTTCAAGTAATAATAATACTGATGGTATTAATGCAAGTAATGAGTATACTGGGTGTCAATACTTCATCATTTGTGGCTATTATAGGTGCTGCTGGTTTCAGTATAGGTTTGGCCTTTAAAGAAATTTTATCAAATTTTGGTTCATGCATGATAATATTGTTTTTTAAGCCTTTTCAGATAGGTGATTACATTGTATGTAGTGATATAGAGGGTACAGTATCTGATATACATATGTTCTGTACAACACTGAAAACAGTAGATAATAAAGTTATTAGTTTGCCGAATTTTCAAATTACTAATAATCCTGTAATAAATTATACTGCTCAAGATAAAAGAAGAATAGATTTTATTTTTAATGTTGAATATGATACAGATGTAAAAAAGTTATATGAAATAGCTAATAGAATATTTAATTCTGATACTAGAATCCTTATTTCTCCTAAACCTCTAATAGGTATTGATTCAATGAATAATAATATTATAAGATTTATTGCCAAACCATGGGTAAAAACTGGAGATTATTATAATGTTTATTATGAAACAATGGAAAAATTTAAAGAAGAATTTGATAAAAATGAGATAAAATTCTCGAGAATAAATATTCTGAATAATATAAAATAATAAAAAATATTATATTTATGCTTGAAATATATATTTTCTTATTATATAATGTATTCATAATTAAAGAAATGCAATGAAAGAACCTAGTAAGTTTATCTTTATCTACAGAGAGTGGATGTGTGCTGAAAATCCATGGTAAAATATGCTGAATCTATTCTGGAGCATCTAGTTTGAAATAGTACTAGACGTATAACCTGCGATAAGGGGTTGAGGTGGATTATTGATATAATCAACTAGGGTGGTAACGCGGAATATGACTTTCGTCCCTTTTGGGATGAGAGTCTTTTTTTATACTAAAATTGCAGAAAAAGAATAAAAATAATATTAAGAGAGGTATTTAACTATGTTAGACGTAAAGAGAATAAGAGAGAATTTAGAGGAAATCAAAGTACTAATGGGTAGAAGAGGTGAAGGTGAGTTCGATCCAAAGGATTTAGATGAAGTAATTGAACTTGATGATAAGAGAAAAGAAATACTTAAAGAAGTTGAAGTATTAAAGAATCAATCAAACGTTGACTCTAAAAAAATACCTGTAATGATGAAGAATGGTGAAGATACTACTGCAATAAAAGCAGAATTAAAGGAATTATCAGATAAAATAAAGGAATTTGATAATGAATTAAGAGAAGTAGAAGCAAAGTTAGAATACAGACTTCTTAGAATACCAAATGTACCTCATCCAGATGTACCACAGGGTGAAACAGATGAAGATAATGTAGAAATTAGAAAATGGGGAGAGCCTACTAAATTTGAATTTGAAGAAAAAGCTCATTGGGATATAGGAACAGCTTTAGATATATTAGATTTTGAAAGAGCTGGAAAAATAACTGGGTCAAGATTTACTCTATTAAAAGGCAAAGGATCAAGATTAGAAAGATCTTTAATATCATTTTTTATGGATTATCACACAGAAAATCATGGCTATATTGAATTAATACCACCTTTTATGGCTAATAGAACAAGTTTTATAGGTACTGGACAGCTTCCAAAATTTGAAGAAGATATGTTTAAGCTTGAAGGATTAGAATACTTCCTAGTTCCAACTGCAGAAGTTCCTGTAACAAATGTGTATGCAAATGAAATAGTAGATTTCGATCAGCTACCAATTAAACATTGTGCTTACACTCCATGCTTTAGATCTGAAGCAGGATCAGCTGGCAGAGATACCAGAGGTCTAGTAAGACAGCACCAGTTCAACAAAGTTGAATTAGTTAAGTTTGCAAAGCCAGAAAATTCTTATGAAGAATTAGAAACTTTAACAAATGATGCAGAAAAAATGCTTCAATTACTAGGATTACCATACAGAGTAGTTAAGATTTGTACAGGTGACCTTGGATTTACAGCAGCAAAGAAATATGATTTAGAAGTTTGGATGCCAAGTTATAATAGATATGTTGAAATTTCTTCTTGTTCAAACTTTGAAGATTTCCAAGCAAGAAGAGCTAACATTAAATTTAAGAGAGATAGAAATTCTAAGGCAGAATTTGTACACACTTTGAATGGTTCAGGTCTAGCAGTTGGTAGAACAGTTGCAGCTATATTAGAAAACTATCAGCAGGCTGATGGTTCAGTAGTTGTTCCAGAAATATTAAGACCATACATGGGATGCGATGTAATAAAATAATAAAGTTAAAATAATATAAATTATACGGCAGAATTTTTATGAGAAATTATATAAATATCTGCCGTTTTGTTTTATTTATGTATTCTAAGTAAGAACGTGAAAAACAATAGAAAAAGGGATATATATATAATAAAAAAATAGATTTATAGGAGGTTTTTATGAAAATACTTATAAATAGAAATTTAGGTAAAGAAAAAATGAAAGCTATAGAGGATTTAGGTTATGAAATCTTACATATACCTGAGAAAAATTTAAAAGAAAATGATGATATTTATGATATAGATGTTTGGTTTACATACTATGGTTTTGAAAAAGTGGATATTAGTAAGATGAAAAATTTAAAATATATTCACCTTACTAGCACTGGATACGATCAGGTTCCAATAGATTATATATTAGATAATAATATATATCTATCAAATAATACTACTGGTTATGCAATACCGATGGCCGAGTCCATAGTAATGTATATTTTAGAGGTATATAAAAATGCAAAGACTATGTTTGAAAATCAAAAAGAACATAAGTGGAAGATAGATATGTCTTTTGGAGAGTTAGCTGGTAAAAAAGTTGGATTTTTAGGAACAGGAAATATAGCAAAAGAGGCAGCTAAGAGATTGAAAGCATTTGATTGTAAGATTTGGGGACTAAATACAAATGGAAGAGATGTAGAAAATTTTGATAAGTGTTATTCTACTGATAATATAAATGATTTATTAAAAGAATGTGATGTAGTTGTTGGATTAATGCCAGCAACAAATAAAACTAATGGTTTAATTAATAAAGAAAAATTTGAAATTATGAAAGAGAATTCAATATTTTTGAATATAGGAAGAGGTAACCTAGTAAATCTAAAAGATTTAGAAAAATATGTTGATAAATTTAGAGGTGTCGTTTTAGATGTCGTAGAAAATGAACCACTGGATGAGAATAGTTCTTTATGGGATTCAAAAAATGTAATTATTACACCTCATAATAGCTGGGTTTCAGATCAAAATCTAAATAGATTGGGCGAAAGATTATATGATAATTTAAAGAACTATATGGAAAAAGGAATACCTAAAACTTATATAAAAGATATAAAAAGAGGATATTAGACTTGAAATAGTTTTCCTAATATAGTAAAATAAAAAAAGAGTGTTGATTAATATCGCACGAAGGGGTACACCACCGCGGGTGTAGTTTTCCTTCGTGCGTTTTTTTATGGAAAAGTATAAGGTTAGGAGGTGATTAAATGGCTTTTATAAATGGAAAAAAAGTAGAAGTTGAGAATAAGAATTTAAAAGAAATTATAATTGAACAAGGATATAAGATTGATAGGATAGCTGTTGAATTAAATGGATCAATAATAAAAAGAGTAAATTATGCAGATTATATTATAAATAAAGAAGATAAGGTTGAAATAGTATGCTTTGTAGGTGGAGGTTAGATTTATTTTAATGGAGAAAATTTTAGTAAATGGTAAAAAAATAGATGAAAAAATGCTATTAGAAAGAAATATAGAAAATTCATACGAAAAATTAAAAAACACCAAGGTTTGTATATTGGGATTAGGTGGATTAGGATCGAATATTAGCCTTTTTTTAGTAAGATCAGGAGTTGGTAATCTATCGCTAATAGATTTTGATAGTGTAGAAGCTTCTAATTTAAATAGGCAAGCATATTTTATAAAACATATAGGAATGAAAAAGACTGATGCCATAAAAGAATTAATAGAAAATATAAATCCATTTATAAACGTTCAATATAAAAATATATATGTAGATGAAGACAATATTTTGGATATAATAAGCGACTATGATTATATAATAGAAGCTTTTGATAATGCTACAATCAAAGCTTTAGTAATAAATAAAATTATAGAAAATTATCCAGAAAAAATTATAATATCTTCTTCAGGAATGGCTGGAATTGAAGATTCTAATAATATAAAAACTCAAAAAAGGTTAAAAAATTTATATATTTGTGGTGATCAATATAGTGATTTTGAAGAGTATAGTGGAATGATGGCACCCAGGGTAAATATATGTGCTGGTCACCAGGCAAATATGTTTTTAAGGTTAGTATTAAAAAATAAAATAAATTTATAGGGAGGTAAGTTTTTATGCAGGATAAGTTAATTATAGGTGGTAAGGAGTTTAATTCACGTTTTATACTAGGTTCGGGTAAATATTCATTAGACCTAATAGATAGTGCTATAAAATATGCAGGTGCTGAAATGATAACTCTTGCACTTAGGAGAGCTGTAGGGGGTAATGTAGAAAATATTTTAGATTATATACCTGAGGGAGTGACTTTATTACCCAATACTTCTGGTGCAAGAAATGCGGAAGAAGCCGTTAGAATTGCTAGGCTTTCAAGAGAATGTGGATGTGGAGATTTTATAAAAGTAGAAGTAATAAGAGATTCTAAATATCTACTTCCAGATAATCAAGAAACTATAAAAGCTACTCAAATATTGGCTAAAGAAGGATTTATAGTGATGCCTTATATGTATCCAGATTTAAATGTTGCCAGAGATTTAAAAAATGCTGGTGCAGCTTGTATAATGCCTTTGGGTTCGCCAATAGGAACTAATAAGGGACTTGCAACAAAGGAATTTATAAAAATATTAATAGATGAAATAGATCTTCCAATAATAGTGGACGCTGGAATAGGTAGACCATCACAAGCATGTGAAGCTATGGAAATGGGAGCAGCTGCTGTAATGGCAAATACAGCTATAGCTACTGCTGGAGATATACCAATGATGGCAGAAGCATTTAAACTTGCAATAGAATCTGGTAGAAAAGCATACTTATCTAAAATTGGCAGAGTAGTTGAAAATGGTGCTGTAGCATCATCACCTCTAACAGGATTTTTAGAAGATTAGGAGGTGGGTTAGTTGAATAGAATAGATCACATGGAATATATGGAAGATATGGAGATATTAAAAGATTCTAATGTAATAGATCAAGTAATATATGAGATGAATAAATTTGACTATAGTTATATTACAGAAGATGATGTAATAAATGTATTGAGAAAAGAAGTGCTGTCACCCTGGGATTTCCAAAAATTATTAGCTCCTGCATCACTTAATTTGTTGGAAGAAATAGCACAAAGAGCGAAAGATGAAACTAGGAAACACTTTGGTAATTCAATATATATGTTTACTCCTTTATATATAGCTAATTATTGCGAGAATTATTGTATTTACTGTGGATTTAACTCTCACAATAAGATTAAAAGATTAAAGCTAAATATTGAACAGATAGAAAAAGAAATGCAGTCAATAGCAAGCACTGGACTTAAAGAAATATTGATACTAACTGGAGAAAGTAGAAAACACTCAGATATAAAATATATAGGAGAGGCTTGTAAGTTAGCGACAAAATATTTTAGTGTGGTAGGTGTAGAAATATATCCTGTAAACTCTGATGAATATGCATATTTAAATTCATGTGGAGTAGATTATGTGACTGTATTTCAAGAAACATACAATTCAGATAAGTACGAGACACTACATCTAGCAGGACATAAGAGAATATTTCCATACAGGGCAAATGCTCAGGAAAGAGCTCTAATAGGTGGAATGAGAGGAGTAGGTTTTGCTGCTTTATTAGGATTAGATGATTTTAGAAAAGATGCTTTTGCTACGGGATATCATGCATATTTGTTACAACAAAAGTATCCTCATGCAGAAATAGCTATTTCTTGTCCTAGACTAAGACCAATAATAAATAACGATAAGATTAATCCTAAAGATGTTCATGAAAGACAGCTATTACAGATAATTTGTGCCTATAGAATATTTTTACCTTTTGCTAACATTACAGTATCTACTAGAGAAAATGCAAAATTTAGGGATAATATTATAAAAATA includes these proteins:
- the serS gene encoding serine--tRNA ligase, translated to MLDVKRIRENLEEIKVLMGRRGEGEFDPKDLDEVIELDDKRKEILKEVEVLKNQSNVDSKKIPVMMKNGEDTTAIKAELKELSDKIKEFDNELREVEAKLEYRLLRIPNVPHPDVPQGETDEDNVEIRKWGEPTKFEFEEKAHWDIGTALDILDFERAGKITGSRFTLLKGKGSRLERSLISFFMDYHTENHGYIELIPPFMANRTSFIGTGQLPKFEEDMFKLEGLEYFLVPTAEVPVTNVYANEIVDFDQLPIKHCAYTPCFRSEAGSAGRDTRGLVRQHQFNKVELVKFAKPENSYEELETLTNDAEKMLQLLGLPYRVVKICTGDLGFTAAKKYDLEVWMPSYNRYVEISSCSNFEDFQARRANIKFKRDRNSKAEFVHTLNGSGLAVGRTVAAILENYQQADGSVVVPEILRPYMGCDVIK
- a CDS encoding phosphoglycerate dehydrogenase, coding for MKILINRNLGKEKMKAIEDLGYEILHIPEKNLKENDDIYDIDVWFTYYGFEKVDISKMKNLKYIHLTSTGYDQVPIDYILDNNIYLSNNTTGYAIPMAESIVMYILEVYKNAKTMFENQKEHKWKIDMSFGELAGKKVGFLGTGNIAKEAAKRLKAFDCKIWGLNTNGRDVENFDKCYSTDNINDLLKECDVVVGLMPATNKTNGLINKEKFEIMKENSIFLNIGRGNLVNLKDLEKYVDKFRGVVLDVVENEPLDENSSLWDSKNVIITPHNSWVSDQNLNRLGERLYDNLKNYMEKGIPKTYIKDIKRGY
- the thiS gene encoding sulfur carrier protein ThiS, coding for MAFINGKKVEVENKNLKEIIIEQGYKIDRIAVELNGSIIKRVNYADYIINKEDKVEIVCFVGGG
- the thiF gene encoding sulfur carrier protein ThiS adenylyltransferase ThiF, which produces MEKILVNGKKIDEKMLLERNIENSYEKLKNTKVCILGLGGLGSNISLFLVRSGVGNLSLIDFDSVEASNLNRQAYFIKHIGMKKTDAIKELIENINPFINVQYKNIYVDEDNILDIISDYDYIIEAFDNATIKALVINKIIENYPEKIIISSSGMAGIEDSNNIKTQKRLKNLYICGDQYSDFEEYSGMMAPRVNICAGHQANMFLRLVLKNKINL
- a CDS encoding thiazole synthase, translating into MQDKLIIGGKEFNSRFILGSGKYSLDLIDSAIKYAGAEMITLALRRAVGGNVENILDYIPEGVTLLPNTSGARNAEEAVRIARLSRECGCGDFIKVEVIRDSKYLLPDNQETIKATQILAKEGFIVMPYMYPDLNVARDLKNAGAACIMPLGSPIGTNKGLATKEFIKILIDEIDLPIIVDAGIGRPSQACEAMEMGAAAVMANTAIATAGDIPMMAEAFKLAIESGRKAYLSKIGRVVENGAVASSPLTGFLED
- the thiH gene encoding 2-iminoacetate synthase ThiH, with protein sequence MEYMEDMEILKDSNVIDQVIYEMNKFDYSYITEDDVINVLRKEVLSPWDFQKLLAPASLNLLEEIAQRAKDETRKHFGNSIYMFTPLYIANYCENYCIYCGFNSHNKIKRLKLNIEQIEKEMQSIASTGLKEILILTGESRKHSDIKYIGEACKLATKYFSVVGVEIYPVNSDEYAYLNSCGVDYVTVFQETYNSDKYETLHLAGHKRIFPYRANAQERALIGGMRGVGFAALLGLDDFRKDAFATGYHAYLLQQKYPHAEIAISCPRLRPIINNDKINPKDVHERQLLQIICAYRIFLPFANITVSTRENAKFRDNIIKIAATKVSAGVSTGIGSHSEDLEDDKGDEQFEIADNRDVNQVFKAIKEAGLQPVMSDYINLTDKKK